In one window of Sinorhizobium chiapasense DNA:
- the ltrA gene encoding group II intron reverse transcriptase/maturase codes for MAVTTVTGAASRETVSWGQIDWRKAYQHVRRLQMRIAKAVREGRWGKVQALQRLLTHSFSGKALAVKRVTENQGKRTPGVDRIIWDTPDKCVRGLLSLKRRGYRPLPLRRVYIPKANSEKLRPLGIPTMKDRAMQALHLLALLPVAETTADPNSYGFRPFRATRDAARQCYIALRGRGTAEWVLDADIAGCFDEISKDWLIANIPTDKAVLRKWLDSGYMQDGDWYATRAGTPQGGIISPTLANMALDGMEKMLRDHYGPRRRNIRTKVHLIRYADDFVVTGASKEVLEEAKSLVEEFLSERGLSLSEEKTRIVRVEEGFDFLGWNVRRYDGHTHIKPAKKNVAAFMRKIRTIIKAAADAKQEHLIMRLNPVIGGWTNYHHNQVAKETFRKVEHLIWKCLWQWACRRHPDKPRRWVKHRYFAREGTRDWVFRAAVKDRAGNITFRRLLHASDVPIRRHCKIRAEANPFNPMWDRYFAARRGLPSETTDRPGETAHSADRQELAALVKQGLVEA; via the coding sequence ATGGCGGTCACAACAGTGACTGGTGCGGCCTCCCGCGAAACGGTGAGTTGGGGCCAGATCGACTGGCGCAAGGCTTACCAACACGTGCGACGGCTGCAGATGCGTATTGCGAAGGCAGTTCGGGAAGGTCGCTGGGGCAAGGTGCAAGCCTTGCAGCGGCTACTGACCCACTCGTTCAGCGGCAAGGCGCTTGCTGTGAAACGGGTTACCGAAAATCAGGGCAAGAGGACACCCGGAGTGGACCGGATCATCTGGGACACACCGGATAAGTGCGTCAGAGGATTATTGTCGCTCAAACGGCGTGGGTACCGCCCTCTGCCGTTGAGGCGGGTATATATCCCGAAGGCAAACAGCGAGAAGCTCCGTCCGCTGGGTATTCCGACGATGAAGGACAGAGCCATGCAGGCACTTCACCTGCTCGCCCTGCTACCTGTTGCGGAAACCACGGCAGACCCAAACTCGTACGGCTTCCGTCCGTTTCGAGCGACCCGTGATGCGGCTCGTCAGTGCTACATTGCACTGCGCGGGCGTGGTACGGCGGAATGGGTCTTGGACGCAGACATTGCTGGCTGCTTCGACGAAATCAGCAAGGACTGGCTCATCGCCAACATCCCTACGGACAAGGCGGTGCTCCGGAAATGGCTGGACTCCGGCTACATGCAGGATGGTGATTGGTACGCGACACGAGCGGGAACGCCGCAAGGTGGAATAATCTCGCCCACGCTCGCCAACATGGCCTTGGACGGAATGGAAAAGATGCTACGGGACCACTATGGCCCGCGACGCCGAAACATTCGGACCAAGGTGCACTTGATACGTTACGCCGATGACTTCGTCGTCACTGGTGCTTCGAAAGAAGTGCTGGAAGAGGCGAAGTCTCTGGTCGAGGAATTTCTGTCAGAACGAGGTCTGTCTCTGTCTGAGGAAAAGACTCGCATCGTGCGGGTCGAGGAAGGCTTCGACTTCCTCGGTTGGAACGTGCGTAGATATGATGGACACACCCATATCAAGCCCGCCAAGAAGAACGTGGCGGCGTTCATGCGCAAGATCCGAACGATCATCAAGGCCGCCGCCGATGCGAAGCAGGAGCATCTGATAATGCGGCTCAACCCGGTCATCGGGGGATGGACCAATTATCATCACAACCAGGTGGCGAAGGAGACCTTCCGCAAGGTCGAGCATCTCATCTGGAAGTGTCTCTGGCAGTGGGCATGTCGCAGGCACCCAGATAAGCCACGTCGGTGGGTGAAGCATCGCTACTTCGCCCGCGAAGGCACGCGAGACTGGGTATTCCGCGCAGCAGTGAAGGATCGTGCCGGAAACATCACGTTCCGGCGGCTACTCCATGCATCCGACGTTCCTATTCGTCGTCACTGCAAAATCCGAGCCGAAGCGAATCCGTTCAATCCGATGTGGGACCGCTACTTCGCCGCAAGGCGTGGTCTGCCGTCGGAAACTACGGATCGGCCTGGGGAAACCGCACACTCTGCCGATAGACAGGAACTGGCGGCTCTGGTCAAACAGGGCTTAGTGGAGGCTTGA
- a CDS encoding DUF6647 family protein produces the protein MHAFTKQIVPWIFSAIASTTLAASAGQPVQPDVNSGGASKQIVLPGTRLIVEPNAFVFGSEPNHSRQAAVKVIAAWLSSEFGLPLIDEPPAIEFASAKRMIRLRYRDVPLDRWREALPIWTRLANGADVMAVYDDEARTVYLPDGWTGKTPGEFSVLVHEMVHHIQNVAGLKFACAEEREKTAFEAQKRWLGLFGSDLEAEFGLDPFTVLVRTNCLY, from the coding sequence ATGCACGCGTTCACGAAGCAAATTGTGCCCTGGATTTTCAGCGCAATCGCATCGACGACCCTGGCGGCATCAGCAGGACAGCCGGTACAGCCCGACGTCAATTCTGGCGGCGCGTCGAAACAGATAGTCTTGCCGGGCACCAGACTCATTGTCGAGCCCAATGCCTTCGTTTTCGGGTCAGAGCCCAACCATTCGCGGCAGGCTGCGGTGAAGGTGATCGCGGCGTGGCTTTCGTCGGAATTCGGTCTTCCGCTCATCGACGAACCGCCTGCGATCGAATTCGCGTCCGCCAAGCGCATGATCCGTCTGCGCTATCGGGACGTGCCGTTGGATCGATGGAGAGAGGCTCTGCCCATCTGGACACGCCTAGCGAACGGAGCCGACGTCATGGCTGTTTACGATGATGAGGCAAGAACGGTCTATCTGCCGGACGGGTGGACGGGGAAGACGCCGGGGGAGTTCTCCGTGCTTGTGCACGAAATGGTCCACCACATTCAGAACGTGGCAGGATTGAAGTTTGCATGCGCCGAGGAACGCGAGAAAACAGCGTTCGAAGCGCAGAAACGATGGCTTGGTCTGTTCGGCAGCGACCTCGAGGCGGAGTTCGGGCTTGATCCCTTCACAGTGTTGGTCCGTACAAACTGTTTGTATTAA
- a CDS encoding DsbA family protein, translated as MTNIAWHADPLTWGTGPRLFEVFLEPTDPYSAKAFNKLDLLLDQAGEDKVTIKIRLQSQPWHMYSGVIVRCIIAASTLEGGKETAKKVIAAVAAHREEFEFIDHAGGPNMDVTPNQVIERVESRSGVRLKDAFAIPDLDREIKWHCKYARQNGIHVSPTFMIDGIVRPDVSSGDDVSAWAKKLFG; from the coding sequence ATGACAAACATAGCTTGGCACGCCGATCCACTCACCTGGGGCACCGGTCCGCGCCTGTTCGAGGTCTTTCTGGAACCGACCGATCCTTACTCGGCTAAGGCATTTAACAAGCTTGACCTTCTTCTCGATCAGGCCGGCGAGGACAAGGTCACCATTAAGATCCGCCTGCAGTCGCAGCCCTGGCATATGTATTCCGGCGTCATCGTTCGCTGCATCATCGCGGCCTCGACACTTGAGGGTGGCAAGGAGACCGCGAAGAAAGTCATCGCCGCAGTCGCGGCGCATCGGGAAGAGTTCGAATTCATCGATCATGCCGGCGGACCGAATATGGACGTTACGCCCAACCAGGTCATCGAGCGCGTGGAAAGCCGTAGCGGTGTCAGGCTAAAGGACGCGTTCGCAATCCCGGATCTCGACCGGGAAATCAAATGGCATTGCAAATATGCTCGACAGAACGGCATCCACGTTTCGCCGACCTTCATGATCGACGGGATCGTGCGGCCGGACGTGAGCAGCGGCGATGATGTTTCGGCCTGGGCGAAGAAGTTGTTCGGTTGA